The following proteins are co-located in the Rhodococcus opacus B4 genome:
- a CDS encoding alcohol dehydrogenase catalytic domain-containing protein: MKIRGAVLEEIGRARPFAESAPISISELDLDEPGAGEILVRIEAAGLCHSDLSVVDGNRVRPVPMLLGHEAAGRITQLGAGVDDVAVGQRVVMTFLPRCGECEGCATDGRMPCVPGTSANNDGTLLDGGARLHRGDDRVHHHLGVSGFATHAVVNRRSVVPVGDDVPADVAAVLGCAVLTGGGAVLNAGDPRPGQAVMVVGLGGVGMAAILTAVSRGAGEVIGVDAVPAKLQTARELGATAVYTPAELEEAGIRAPIVIEAAGNARAFESAVRATAPGGKTITVGLPSPNAQSSISPLTLVAEARTIIGSYLGSAVPSRDIPIYEALWRSGKLPVEKLISSRITLDDINRGMDELADGKAIRQIIVFD, encoded by the coding sequence ATGAAGATCCGTGGAGCGGTACTCGAGGAGATCGGCAGAGCGCGCCCGTTCGCCGAGTCGGCGCCGATCTCGATTTCCGAACTCGACCTCGACGAACCCGGGGCGGGCGAGATTCTCGTCCGGATCGAGGCCGCGGGTCTGTGCCACTCCGATCTGTCCGTCGTCGACGGCAACCGGGTGCGCCCGGTCCCGATGCTCCTCGGACACGAAGCGGCCGGACGGATCACGCAACTCGGGGCGGGTGTCGACGACGTTGCGGTCGGGCAGCGCGTGGTGATGACGTTCCTCCCGCGCTGCGGGGAATGTGAGGGCTGCGCCACGGACGGCCGCATGCCGTGCGTGCCCGGCACCAGCGCCAACAACGACGGAACCCTGCTCGACGGGGGAGCGCGACTGCACCGCGGCGACGACCGCGTGCACCACCACCTCGGGGTGTCCGGATTCGCGACGCACGCGGTCGTCAACCGGCGCTCGGTCGTTCCGGTCGGCGACGACGTTCCCGCCGACGTGGCGGCCGTGCTCGGATGCGCCGTCCTCACCGGCGGCGGCGCGGTCCTCAACGCCGGCGATCCGCGTCCCGGCCAGGCCGTGATGGTCGTCGGGCTCGGCGGCGTGGGAATGGCCGCGATCCTGACGGCCGTGTCCCGGGGCGCCGGTGAGGTCATCGGTGTCGACGCCGTGCCCGCGAAACTGCAGACTGCCCGCGAACTCGGAGCGACGGCGGTCTACACCCCCGCGGAACTCGAGGAAGCCGGCATCCGGGCGCCCATCGTCATCGAGGCCGCGGGGAACGCCCGCGCTTTCGAATCAGCCGTTCGCGCAACCGCTCCCGGCGGCAAGACGATCACCGTAGGACTGCCGTCCCCGAACGCGCAGTCGTCGATCTCCCCGCTCACCCTGGTGGCCGAGGCCCGCACGATCATCGGCAGCTACCTCGGCTCGGCGGTGCCGTCCCGGGACATCCCCATCTACGAAGCCCTGTGGCGCTCCGGGAAGCTGCCCGTGGAGAAACTCATCTCCTCCCGCATCACGCTCGACGACATCAACCGCGGCATGGACGAACTCGCCGACGGCAAGGCGATCCGTCAGATCATCGTGTTCGACTGA